The following coding sequences lie in one Pseudoxanthomonas sp. SE1 genomic window:
- a CDS encoding NnrS family protein — protein sequence MKIDIVPPPRPRAAPPMPGLSPAWLAHAPHRMMFFVGAGNVLLAMLWWALWLVATRWGLWTMPETAIYAGWLHAFLMQYLVLPSFIFGFLLTVFPRWMGMADLKRWHYVPVGLGLMGGQVAILLGVAGWQAGLTVGLWMALAGWTAALLTLGRLLADDSAKTWHARSCFAGLLLGWLGLVMFVAFALGASPTWAFASIKLGSFGLLLPVYVTVAHRMFPFFAGNVVPGYVPWRSLPWLGVVWALLMLHLALELMHAYAWLWLADVPLLVLTAWAVHRWWPRGRMPGLLAVLFIGTAWLPVTFLLYVVQSVTFLATDDFVLGRAPMHAMFIGFFGSLLVAMVTRVTQGHSGRPLVMPSVAWFAFVAIQAVAVMRVIADLAPDAMAWQAAAAVGWLLALAPWVGRIGGIYLRPRADGRPG from the coding sequence ATGAAGATCGACATCGTGCCTCCACCCCGCCCGCGTGCCGCACCGCCGATGCCCGGCCTGTCGCCCGCGTGGCTCGCACACGCGCCGCACCGGATGATGTTCTTCGTCGGCGCCGGCAACGTGCTGCTGGCGATGCTGTGGTGGGCGCTGTGGCTGGTGGCCACGCGCTGGGGCCTGTGGACGATGCCCGAGACCGCGATCTACGCCGGCTGGCTGCATGCATTCCTGATGCAGTACCTGGTGCTGCCCAGTTTCATCTTCGGCTTCCTGCTGACCGTGTTCCCGCGCTGGATGGGCATGGCCGACTTGAAGCGCTGGCACTACGTGCCGGTGGGGCTGGGCCTGATGGGCGGACAGGTGGCGATCCTGCTCGGCGTCGCAGGCTGGCAGGCGGGACTGACCGTCGGCCTGTGGATGGCGTTGGCTGGCTGGACCGCCGCGCTGCTGACACTCGGCCGGTTGCTTGCCGACGACAGCGCGAAGACCTGGCATGCGCGCTCGTGCTTCGCCGGCCTGCTGCTGGGCTGGCTGGGGCTGGTGATGTTCGTCGCCTTCGCATTGGGCGCGTCACCGACGTGGGCCTTCGCCAGCATCAAGCTGGGCAGCTTCGGCCTGTTGCTGCCGGTGTACGTGACGGTGGCGCACCGCATGTTCCCGTTCTTCGCCGGCAACGTGGTGCCGGGCTACGTGCCGTGGCGTTCGCTGCCGTGGCTGGGCGTGGTGTGGGCGCTGCTGATGCTGCATCTCGCCCTGGAACTGATGCACGCCTATGCATGGCTGTGGCTGGCCGACGTGCCGCTGCTCGTGCTCACCGCATGGGCGGTGCATCGCTGGTGGCCTCGCGGCAGGATGCCGGGCCTGCTGGCCGTGCTGTTCATCGGCACCGCGTGGTTGCCGGTGACGTTCCTGCTGTATGTGGTGCAGAGCGTGACCTTCCTCGCAACGGATGACTTCGTGCTGGGGCGCGCTCCGATGCATGCGATGTTCATCGGGTTCTTCGGCAGCCTGCTGGTGGCGATGGTGACGCGGGTGACGCAGGGCCACTCGGGACGGCCGCTGGTGATGCCGAGCGTGGCGTGGTTCGCCTTCGTCGCGATCCAGGCGGTCGCGGTGATGCGCGTCATCGCCGACCTCGCGCCGGATGCGATGGCGTGGCAGGCGGCGGCCGCAGTGGGCTGGTTGCTCGCGCTCGCGCCGTGGGTCGGTCGCATCGGCGGCATCTACCTGCGTCCGCGCGCGGACGGGCGGCCGGGATGA
- a CDS encoding SirB2 family protein: MTFYPDIKLVHMGAAMTSGTLFALRALALLAGMHWPRAAAVRYLSYSIDTVLLTGAMMLLTILPSGLFANGWLVAKIAFLVAYVGLGIAAFRPARGAGARALLVGAAVLCFLQVYGIARAHDPLGWLLWLGN; the protein is encoded by the coding sequence ATGACCTTTTACCCCGACATCAAGCTGGTCCACATGGGCGCCGCGATGACCAGCGGCACGCTGTTCGCGCTGCGTGCGCTCGCCCTGCTGGCCGGCATGCACTGGCCACGCGCGGCGGCGGTGCGCTACCTGAGCTACAGCATCGACACGGTGCTGCTGACCGGCGCGATGATGCTGCTGACGATCCTCCCGTCCGGCCTGTTCGCCAATGGCTGGCTGGTGGCGAAGATCGCCTTTCTTGTCGCGTATGTCGGGCTGGGCATCGCGGCCTTCCGTCCCGCACGCGGGGCCGGTGCGCGTGCGCTGCTGGTGGGCGCGGCCGTGCTGTGCTTCCTGCAGGTCTACGGCATCGCGCGCGCGCATGACCCGTTGGGCTGGCTGCTCTGGCTGGGGAATTAA
- a CDS encoding DUF2249 domain-containing protein: MAHAVTLLRLDLRDLAAPEPMQRILDCLRTLRRGERLVALTPHPPVPLLPILDDEGFAYHVYAGTTGSACIAICHAEDRHALEPPRAA; the protein is encoded by the coding sequence ATGGCACATGCCGTGACCCTGCTGCGACTGGATCTGCGCGACCTGGCCGCACCCGAACCGATGCAGCGCATCCTCGACTGCCTGCGCACACTGCGGCGCGGCGAGCGGCTGGTCGCGCTGACACCGCATCCACCCGTGCCCTTGCTGCCGATCCTCGATGACGAAGGCTTCGCCTACCACGTCTACGCGGGCACCACGGGCAGCGCCTGCATCGCGATCTGCCACGCAGAGGACAGGCACGCACTGGAACCGCCGCGCGCGGCATGA